The following is a genomic window from Sphingobacterium spiritivorum.
CACAAACACAAGATAATGCAAAAGCATTGATCCTGGCTGAAACACTGGATGAAGCCACTGAAAAATTCTTAGCGAATGATAAATCTCCTGCACGCAGAGTAGGACAGATTGACAACCGTGGTTCTCATTTTTACCTAACCCTGTATTGGGCACAGGCTTTAGCAGCGCAGACAAAGGATGCAGAATTGGCTGCTAAATTTGCTCCATTAGCTCAGCAGTTAACAGAGAATGAATCAAAAATCAATGAAGAATTGATCGGAGCACAGGGTAAACCTCAGGATATTGGAGGTTACTACTTCCCGAACGATGAACTGGCTTCAAAAGCTATGCGTCCTTCAGCGACATTAAACAGTGCGATTGCATCTTTGTAATCCTATACTCTTATAACGAAAAAGACCATTCATTTTTTGAATGGTCTTTTTTATGAAATTATCTTCTAATACAGAAGTGAAATTTTAAAGATTTTATCCTTTTCTCAGGTATTTAGTCAGAATCACGATTGTCTGACCTTCTACTTTACCTTCTATCTGGCCGGTATTGTCCGCAACCAGTCTGATATTTTTTACAACGGTGCCTAATTTTGCACTTAAAGAAGAACCTTTTACATCTAATGTTTTGATCAGTACCACGCTGTCCCCCTCATAAAGTCGTGTTCCATTAGAGTCCTGATGAAATTCGACATGGCTGTCCGCCTCATGATCTCCGGTTTTTTTAGCCCACTCCAGATTTTCATCATCCAGATACAGAATTTCCAGATTATCCGATGCCCAGCTTTCGTTACGAAGTCTGCTCAGCATACGCCAGGCCATTACCTGTA
Proteins encoded in this region:
- a CDS encoding PhnA domain-containing protein — its product is MTLEQQLIERSGNKCELCNGTENLSVYEVPPVSNANTDNSILVCQVCLSQIEKNESLDPEHWKILSETMWSEYPPVQVMAWRMLSRLRNESWASDNLEILYLDDENLEWAKKTGDHEADSHVEFHQDSNGTRLYEGDSVVLIKTLDVKGSSLSAKLGTVVKNIRLVADNTGQIEGKVEGQTIVILTKYLRKG